In Candidatus Edwardsbacteria bacterium, the genomic window AACAAGGAGATAACGAACAAACGCAAGACGATAGATTCTCTGGAGAAGAGCCTGGAGCAGACGGACCTGGTGATTAGCAGCGAACGGCGCAAGGCCAAAAAAGAGGAGGTCTCCCTCAAGAAGAAGGAATTGGAGGCCTTTGTAAAAGAGATGTTCGATCCGGGCGGAAAGGCCGACCAGAAGAACCGCGAGCTGTCCAAGCCCATGGCCGAGAAGATAGGCAATGTGGTCAAGCGGGTGGCGCTGGACAATAACCTGCTGATGGTGCTGGATTCCTCGACGGGGTTGGTGGTCTACGCCTCCAAGGAGTTGGACATCACCGAACAGGTGCTGGAGGAGCTGGCCAAGGAGGAGGGAACAGCCGCCAAGGTTCTGCCCAGCATCGCTCTCTTCCCCATCTGGGAGTTGGACGCCGAGGCCATCAAGAGGAAGTTCGGCAAGCAGGCCCAGGAGTTCATCTTTACCGCGCTGGAGAGGGGGCAACAATTGAAGCCGGTGGCCAAGAAGCAAGTGGAGGATATAGTAAAGGACAAGGGGCTCTCCAAGTCCGAGGTCAAGGAGGCCCGGGGCCTGGAGATGGCCAAGATCCTCAACGCCGGTTATATGACCCTGGGACAGATCACCCAGAACCTGGCCAACAACCAGATAACCATCACCATCAAGATATACAACGTGGAGCGCGATCAGATAATAGCCGAGGAGAGCGAGAAAGTAAACGGCGAGGGCGAACTGGTGATAGGCTGTGAAAGCCTGGCGGAAAAAATAAGCCAGAGGATATCCCAGCAATGAGCGGATACAAGGCCAGCCTGCTGGCTAATGAATGCGGGGGACAGCTGCAGGGGCCGGATGTGGAACTGACCGGCCTGGCGGGCCTGAAGGAGGCCCAACCCGGCCAGCTCAGCTTTATGGCCAATCCCAGTTATGCCGAATATCTGGGATCCACCAAGGCCTCCTGCATCATCGTCCCCAAAAATGTCGCGACAGAAGGCCGGACCCTGATAGTCACTGATAACCCATACTTAAGCTTCGCCAAGGCGGTGACCTTCTTCTACAACGCCGGCAAAACAAAGCCCCAGCCGGGCATTCACTCCGCCGCAATCATCGATCCCTCGGCCCAGATAAACAAGAGCGCCACCATCGGAGCCTATGTGGTCATCGAGGCCGGGGCCAAAATAGGCGCCAATACGGTGATCATGCCCCTATGCTATATCGGCCAAGGGACAACGGTGGGAGACGATTGCCTGATTTATCCCCAGGTCTCCATAAGGGAGGGTTGCCGGATAGGAAATCGGGTCATCATGCATGGCGGGGCGGTGGTGGGGGCGGACGGCTTCGGCTACGCCAAGGACGGAGACAAATATTTCAAGATCCCCCAGGTGGGCAATGTCATTCTGGAGGACGATGTGGAGGTGGGGGCCAATACCGCCATTGATCGGGGGGCTCTGGGGTCAACCATCGTCAGACAGGGGACCAAGATAGACAACTTGGTGCAGATCGCCCACAACGTTCATATCGGCCGGGACGGCGTCGTGGCAGGGCAGTCCGGGATGGCCGGGTCCACCTACGTGGGCGACCGGGTGGTAATGGCCGGGCAGGTGGGGATAATCGGCCATCTGAAGATCGGCGATGACGTCACCTTAGGAGCCCAGTCAGGGGTCACCAAGTCCATTCCTTCCAAAACGGTGGTTTCGGGATATCCTGCCCGGCCGCACTTCCAGGCCAGGCGCCGCGAGGCTTCGGTGGCCATGCTGCCGGAGTACATAAAGAAGATCAACGCCCTGGAGAGAAGGATCGCCGAGTTGGAGGAGAAGCTGAAAGGGTAACTTGGGACGCTGATTTACGCAGATTTGCTTTTGTCCCATAGTCATTGCGAGAAGGCTAAAAGTATTGACAGACGAAGCAATCTTTATAATATGTCGCCCTCATTAGAGTAAGGTATAAAAGCCCCGCTATATAAGCGGGGCTTTTATGATTTGCTTTTAAGATGACTTGGGTAAAAGAACCGAAAAATCTACTGGCATCGATCTTAAATCTTTATTTTGTCACCGGCCGACAATTTTGTTATCCCAAATTCGCCATGAAATCTGGCCAGGGTGGGAAGATCAATGCAGTGCATCGGGTAGATAAACCGGGGCTTTTCTGTTTTAAAATATTTAATGGCTCCGGCTACCGCTTTTGGATTATTCTCGAATAAGTGGAACCCGCCGATCACAGCGTAAATCCTCTGCCCGGTCACTTTCTTGGCATATTCACATATATTGCAAATGCCGGAATGGGAACAGCCCGTGACAACCACCGTGCCCTTTTTGGTTTTAATGGCCACTGCCGAATCGTCCGGCATCCGCTCATTTTTGAATGTTCCTTTTTCGAAGCTGCTCTGGCGGGGGATCTCGCCCAGGTAATAAATGCCTCGGGAAAATTCCAAGGGTTCGGCTGAGGCAATGACCTTGAAATCCTGTTTTATCTTACGGGATTCTTTTGCCGGAAGTTTGACAATCAATTCCGGATGTACAATAAGCTTCTTTTTAGTCTTAAAACCATGATGTTGTAAACCACCGACGTGGTCCCAGTGGTGGTGCGACAGCACGATAAAGTTTGTGCGGTCAAGATTGAGGCCCAACTGTTTGGCATTGTGCTGGTAGACGCCGGTATGCCCGGTATCGAAAAGAAGATTGATATCTTGTGTCTGGACGTATAAGGACAACCCCCATTCGGCC contains:
- a CDS encoding OmpH family outer membrane protein, whose translation is MRIRYPREIFLLFLAVLFLPGSAYSQKVGYLDSKAVFAQYRGAADIRQEMNRIIEGWNKEITNKRKTIDSLEKSLEQTDLVISSERRKAKKEEVSLKKKELEAFVKEMFDPGGKADQKNRELSKPMAEKIGNVVKRVALDNNLLMVLDSSTGLVVYASKELDITEQVLEELAKEEGTAAKVLPSIALFPIWELDAEAIKRKFGKQAQEFIFTALERGQQLKPVAKKQVEDIVKDKGLSKSEVKEARGLEMAKILNAGYMTLGQITQNLANNQITITIKIYNVERDQIIAEESEKVNGEGELVIGCESLAEKISQRISQQ
- the lpxD gene encoding UDP-3-O-(3-hydroxymyristoyl)glucosamine N-acyltransferase, encoding MSGYKASLLANECGGQLQGPDVELTGLAGLKEAQPGQLSFMANPSYAEYLGSTKASCIIVPKNVATEGRTLIVTDNPYLSFAKAVTFFYNAGKTKPQPGIHSAAIIDPSAQINKSATIGAYVVIEAGAKIGANTVIMPLCYIGQGTTVGDDCLIYPQVSIREGCRIGNRVIMHGGAVVGADGFGYAKDGDKYFKIPQVGNVILEDDVEVGANTAIDRGALGSTIVRQGTKIDNLVQIAHNVHIGRDGVVAGQSGMAGSTYVGDRVVMAGQVGIIGHLKIGDDVTLGAQSGVTKSIPSKTVVSGYPARPHFQARRREASVAMLPEYIKKINALERRIAELEEKLKG
- a CDS encoding MBL fold metallo-hydrolase, with translation MKITILCENQAGHSGSRFFLAEWGLSLYVQTQDINLLFDTGHTGVYQHNAKQLGLNLDRTNFIVLSHHHWDHVGGLQHHGFKTKKKLIVHPELIVKLPAKESRKIKQDFKVIASAEPLEFSRGIYYLGEIPRQSSFEKGTFKNERMPDDSAVAIKTKKGTVVVTGCSHSGICNICEYAKKVTGQRIYAVIGGFHLFENNPKAVAGAIKYFKTEKPRFIYPMHCIDLPTLARFHGEFGITKLSAGDKIKI